The following proteins come from a genomic window of Acetivibrio cellulolyticus CD2:
- a CDS encoding RCC1 domain-containing protein, producing MKYSSNRKLVFIASVFLVCAIPVVSVFASPTISSVYQGTSKSYVLFKDGTVYSFDMNSESVKKSDVLSSVNQIAVGEKKAAVLKNDGSVWAWNMDDDSLKVIEGLSDIKCISAGFAHIIALKQDGTVWAWGENFEGQLGNNSTEPADLPVKINDLTNIKYIAAGFNHSIAIDQNGYVYTWGSNYFGQLGDSKHGGNIFAYDEGIDREVPYRVDGIENVDKAAGGWQHTIVLKSDGSVWGWGHNMNGQLGNGQVDIASGIVRANDLSGIIDIYAGGLYSLALKNDKTMYKLGTEPEVIEISNDNAKLNPYIFMTDVEYVNSFMDNFMVIKNDYSVWQNSNKTKIKADMISEDTQDLSAINVEEREEVLASDDIESVTSGALVNENVYISIKDAAINAIRRIFPGFLLK from the coding sequence ATGAAGTATAGTAGTAATAGGAAGTTGGTATTTATTGCAAGTGTATTTCTGGTTTGTGCCATCCCAGTAGTTAGTGTTTTTGCAAGTCCTACTATCTCATCGGTTTATCAGGGAACATCAAAATCTTATGTACTATTTAAAGACGGTACAGTATATTCGTTTGATATGAATTCAGAGTCAGTAAAAAAAAGTGATGTTTTATCTTCGGTTAATCAGATTGCAGTTGGTGAAAAAAAGGCGGCAGTTTTAAAAAATGACGGGTCAGTGTGGGCATGGAATATGGATGATGATTCGCTAAAGGTAATAGAAGGATTGTCTGATATTAAGTGTATTTCAGCAGGATTTGCTCATATTATTGCATTAAAACAAGATGGAACAGTGTGGGCATGGGGGGAAAACTTTGAAGGACAACTTGGAAACAATTCTACTGAGCCTGCCGATTTACCAGTCAAGATAAATGATCTTACAAACATAAAATACATAGCGGCAGGTTTTAATCATTCAATAGCAATAGACCAAAACGGTTATGTCTATACCTGGGGAAGCAACTATTTCGGACAGCTTGGGGATAGCAAACATGGAGGGAATATTTTTGCTTATGATGAAGGTATAGACCGTGAAGTACCATATAGAGTAGACGGAATTGAGAATGTTGATAAGGCAGCAGGTGGATGGCAACATACTATTGTATTAAAAAGTGATGGTAGTGTATGGGGATGGGGTCATAATATGAATGGCCAGTTAGGTAATGGGCAGGTAGACATAGCAAGCGGTATTGTGAGGGCAAATGATTTGTCAGGGATAATTGACATATATGCAGGAGGGCTTTATTCTCTAGCGCTTAAAAATGACAAAACAATGTATAAACTTGGTACTGAACCAGAAGTTATTGAGATAAGCAATGATAATGCAAAATTAAATCCTTATATTTTCATGACAGATGTTGAATATGTAAATTCATTCATGGATAATTTTATGGTAATAAAAAATGATTATTCAGTCTGGCAAAATTCAAATAAAACAAAAATTAAAGCTGATATGATAAGTGAAGATACACAGGATTTGAGTGCCATAAATGTAGAAGAAAGAGAAGAAGTTTTAGCTTCTGACGATATTGAATCTGTCACAAGCGGAGCTCTTGTAAATGAAAATGTATATATTTCTATTAAAGATGCAGCCATAAATGCTATAAGAAGAATATTTCCGGGTTTTTTATTAAAATAG
- a CDS encoding sugar ABC transporter permease has product MELIKEVKSLLKQNIREYGMYIALVVIMAVFTIGTKGLFLSSRNISNLINQTGYIAVLAVGMTLVIVIKHIDLSVGFTAGFLGAVAAIMLSQWGLSVVVVIPVILLLGVIVGMYNGVLVAKLGIPAFVASLSGMMIFRGALLRVTEGTGTIIVKDKVFNAIGNGFIPDIGGIEGIHLLTIIIGALTVGLYVISEIKSRKKRAEYKFDVLSPQLFGAKLVFISAVIAYITWILAGYNGLSWTVVIVILVVAIYHFITSKTVLGRHIYAVGGNPEAAKLSGINVKKITYIVFCSMSMLAALSGILYTSRLQSATTTAGTLFELDAIAAAYVGGVSADGGVGKVTGSIIGAFVMTSLTAGMNLMQVGISYQYIIRGIVLAAAVIFDVTTRRKAA; this is encoded by the coding sequence ATGGAACTCATTAAAGAAGTAAAGTCTTTACTGAAGCAGAATATTCGTGAATATGGAATGTATATAGCTCTTGTTGTAATAATGGCGGTATTTACTATAGGAACTAAGGGACTTTTCTTATCCTCGCGAAATATCAGCAATTTGATCAATCAGACTGGATATATTGCGGTATTGGCTGTAGGTATGACACTAGTTATTGTAATTAAGCATATAGACCTGTCTGTAGGTTTTACAGCTGGATTTTTAGGTGCGGTGGCCGCCATCATGCTTTCGCAATGGGGATTATCGGTAGTTGTTGTTATACCTGTAATACTGCTTTTAGGTGTTATAGTTGGAATGTATAATGGTGTTTTGGTCGCAAAGCTCGGTATCCCTGCATTTGTTGCTTCACTTTCCGGAATGATGATTTTTAGAGGTGCATTGCTCAGGGTTACAGAAGGGACTGGAACAATAATAGTTAAGGACAAAGTATTCAATGCCATTGGAAATGGTTTTATTCCCGATATTGGCGGAATTGAAGGGATACACCTTTTAACTATTATCATCGGGGCATTAACCGTCGGTCTTTATGTTATTAGTGAAATCAAATCCAGAAAAAAAAGGGCGGAATATAAGTTTGATGTTCTATCACCACAGTTGTTTGGAGCAAAATTGGTTTTTATATCAGCGGTTATTGCCTATATAACATGGATACTTGCAGGATATAACGGTCTTTCATGGACAGTAGTTATTGTTATTTTAGTAGTAGCAATTTACCACTTTATTACATCAAAAACAGTTTTGGGAAGACATATTTATGCTGTTGGTGGAAATCCTGAAGCAGCAAAGTTAAGTGGTATAAATGTAAAGAAAATAACCTATATAGTGTTTTGTTCAATGAGCATGCTTGCCGCATTATCAGGAATATTATATACTTCAAGGCTTCAATCTGCAACTACTACAGCCGGAACACTGTTTGAACTGGATGCCATTGCAGCTGCTTACGTTGGTGGGGTATCGGCAGATGGTGGTGTTGGTAAGGTTACAGGGTCTATTATTGGAGCATTCGTAATGACTTCGTTAACAGCAGGGATGAATCTTATGCAAGTAGGCATTTCATACCAATATATCATAAGAGGTATTGTTCTTGCTGCTGCTGTAATATTCGATGTTACAACCCGTAGAAAAGCTGCATAG
- a CDS encoding ATP-binding cassette domain-containing protein: MDKHILEMRNITKEFPGVKALSNVNFKVKKGEIHCLVGENGAGKSTLMKVLSGVYGYGQYSGDIIFDGVVQKFSGVRDSEKTGIAIIYQELALFPEMTVYENIFLGHEIKKGNVIDWNKTIIRAEKELKKVRLNINPATKIKDLGVGKRQLVEIAKALSKDVKLLILDEPTAALNEDDSENLLILLKELKGQGITSIMISHKLKEVIEIADTITVIRDGVTICSMDAQKDEILESVIIKNMVGREIENIYPKRDFKPADNKVFELKNWNAYDPGVGRKLLSDININVKKGEIIGIAGLMGAGRTELAKSIFGNPAEYRIKGELFVNGEKKVLRHPDDAVRAGIAYVTEDRKGDGLILIQSIRQNTTLANLKSISGNGVINENEEIKVVNEYKSSLNIKAPHIEQIVGNLSGGNQQKVSLAKWLFAKPGILILDEPTRGIDVGAKFEIYTIMNDLVKQGMSIIMISSELPEILGMSDRIYVVSGGRIAGELTAEEATQEKIMKMATE; encoded by the coding sequence ATGGACAAACACATACTGGAAATGCGAAACATAACCAAGGAATTCCCCGGGGTAAAGGCTTTAAGTAATGTGAATTTCAAGGTGAAAAAGGGTGAAATTCATTGCCTTGTAGGTGAAAATGGTGCCGGTAAATCGACACTTATGAAGGTTTTAAGCGGTGTTTATGGTTATGGCCAATACTCGGGTGATATTATTTTTGATGGGGTAGTCCAAAAGTTTTCAGGTGTCAGGGATAGTGAAAAAACAGGAATTGCCATCATATATCAGGAATTGGCGCTTTTCCCTGAAATGACTGTATACGAGAATATATTCTTGGGCCATGAGATAAAAAAGGGTAATGTTATTGATTGGAATAAGACAATTATAAGAGCAGAAAAAGAATTAAAAAAAGTAAGACTAAATATAAATCCTGCAACAAAAATAAAAGATTTAGGTGTTGGAAAACGTCAATTGGTGGAAATAGCAAAAGCCTTAAGCAAGGATGTCAAACTATTGATTCTTGATGAACCTACTGCTGCGTTGAATGAAGATGACAGTGAAAATTTGCTGATCCTTTTAAAGGAACTAAAAGGTCAGGGTATCACTTCTATTATGATATCCCATAAGCTAAAGGAAGTAATAGAAATTGCAGATACCATAACCGTAATACGCGATGGGGTAACAATTTGTTCAATGGATGCCCAAAAAGATGAGATTTTAGAAAGCGTAATAATCAAAAATATGGTTGGTCGTGAGATAGAAAATATATATCCTAAGAGGGATTTCAAACCAGCAGACAACAAGGTTTTTGAACTAAAGAATTGGAATGCCTATGACCCTGGAGTTGGAAGAAAGCTATTGAGTGACATAAATATTAATGTAAAAAAAGGTGAAATTATAGGAATTGCGGGATTAATGGGTGCGGGCCGTACAGAGCTGGCAAAAAGTATTTTCGGCAATCCGGCGGAATACAGGATAAAGGGAGAATTATTTGTTAACGGAGAAAAAAAGGTTCTAAGACATCCGGATGATGCAGTTCGTGCGGGCATTGCCTATGTTACTGAAGACCGAAAAGGGGATGGTTTGATACTGATTCAGAGCATCCGCCAAAACACTACATTAGCAAATTTGAAATCAATCTCGGGCAATGGCGTTATAAATGAAAATGAAGAAATAAAGGTAGTAAATGAGTATAAATCATCTCTCAACATTAAAGCCCCTCACATTGAGCAAATAGTTGGAAACTTAAGCGGCGGAAATCAGCAAAAGGTTTCTCTGGCAAAGTGGCTGTTTGCAAAACCGGGGATTCTGATACTTGATGAACCTACACGGGGTATAGATGTAGGGGCAAAGTTTGAAATATATACCATAATGAACGATCTGGTGAAGCAGGGTATGAGTATTATAATGATATCGTCTGAATTGCCTGAAATACTTGGTATGAGCGATAGGATATATGTTGTATCCGGGGGCAGGATAGCCGGCGAACTTACGGCAGAAGAAGCCACCCAGGAAAAAATCATGAAGATGGCAACGGAATAG
- a CDS encoding sugar ABC transporter substrate-binding protein, translating into MKRYLRILSVIISVFMIMAMFAGCASNKPATPGTTSGTKSGGTDIGIVLPTKDEPRWVQDETRFKEALKDTNYSVEILFSQGSSAKEKENVEALITKGIKVLIICPHDGGAAAAAVEAAKKEGIKVIAYDRLITGTDAVDYYVTFDSVAVGKAQGQYLIDNAKAKGLPLYLYAGAASDNNAFLFFEGAWSVLQPKIADGTFVIKNSSEAIALKDKATLTREEMSKIIGQVTTDWDFNVAKNKAEANLTVASAADKGDVFILAPNDGTARSIADTFKADTAVKSYTITGQDAEKASVQYIIDGKQSMTVFKDVRTLVKDSIAMAVALLKGTTPETTGSYNNGNIDVKAKQTEVIVVNKDNVKAALIDSGYYPASDFTGLQ; encoded by the coding sequence ATGAAAAGGTATTTAAGAATATTATCTGTAATTATTTCCGTATTTATGATTATGGCAATGTTTGCAGGTTGTGCATCAAACAAGCCTGCTACTCCAGGAACTACAAGCGGAACAAAAAGCGGGGGTACTGACATAGGTATTGTACTGCCAACAAAGGATGAGCCGAGATGGGTTCAAGACGAAACAAGGTTCAAGGAAGCTTTGAAGGATACAAATTATTCCGTAGAAATTTTATTCAGTCAGGGTTCATCGGCAAAGGAAAAAGAAAATGTTGAAGCTTTAATAACTAAAGGAATAAAAGTATTGATTATTTGTCCGCATGATGGTGGTGCAGCGGCAGCAGCAGTTGAGGCTGCAAAAAAAGAGGGTATAAAGGTAATTGCATATGACAGGTTGATAACTGGTACCGATGCCGTTGACTACTATGTAACTTTTGACAGTGTGGCTGTTGGTAAGGCACAAGGGCAGTACTTGATTGACAATGCAAAAGCTAAAGGACTTCCACTTTATCTATATGCCGGTGCTGCGTCAGATAATAATGCATTCCTATTCTTTGAAGGCGCATGGAGTGTATTGCAGCCGAAGATCGCTGATGGCACTTTTGTTATAAAAAATTCCAGTGAAGCAATAGCTTTAAAAGATAAGGCTACATTAACGCGTGAGGAAATGAGTAAAATAATCGGTCAGGTAACAACAGACTGGGACTTCAATGTAGCTAAAAATAAGGCTGAAGCCAATTTGACTGTTGCAAGCGCAGCTGATAAGGGTGATGTATTTATACTAGCTCCAAATGATGGTACTGCACGTTCAATTGCAGATACTTTTAAAGCGGATACAGCGGTTAAGAGTTATACAATAACAGGTCAGGATGCTGAAAAGGCTTCTGTTCAATATATTATAGATGGTAAGCAATCAATGACCGTATTCAAGGATGTGCGTACCTTGGTAAAAGACTCAATCGCAATGGCGGTTGCATTATTAAAGGGAACTACACCTGAGACTACAGGATCATATAACAATGGTAATATTGATGTTAAGGCAAAACAGACTGAGGTTATAGTTGTTAACAAGGATAATGTTAAGGCTGCACTTATTGATTCAGGTTATTATCCAGCTTCAGATTTTACGGGATTACAATAA
- a CDS encoding dockerin type I domain-containing protein: MKKVLALIISCSIIMSLLPIAIYGATTTESGNNLLVGAWVGTQPSESNIKEFQQLQQRKLDIVHTFINWSTDFGSVRSMAEAASANGSVLMVTWEPWEYTSVDINNGKADSYITRMANDIKSFGKEIWLRPLHEANGDWYPWGIGNKSGVNTSETVKAAFKHIVDLFRAQGVSNVKWIYNVNCSNVGAGTSYMDHYPGEGYVDYVSIDGYNWGTTQSWGSTWQTFDQIFAQAYSAVKSTNKKIMIAEWASTEVGGDKTAWITQSFNTIRSSYGNIFAVVWFNQNKETDWRINSTQSVLDAYVKAIAGNSSEYIIGDVNDDKAVNSIDFAALRKFLLGIDSLSSDGSKAADVNRDGSVNSIDFAVFRQYLLGIIKSF, from the coding sequence ATGAAAAAGGTTTTGGCACTGATTATATCGTGCAGCATTATTATGAGCTTATTACCTATTGCTATCTATGGTGCAACAACGACTGAAAGTGGGAATAATTTACTGGTAGGTGCGTGGGTAGGAACTCAACCTTCAGAAAGCAACATTAAAGAATTCCAGCAATTACAACAAAGAAAGCTTGACATTGTGCACACGTTTATAAACTGGAGTACTGATTTTGGTTCTGTAAGATCTATGGCTGAAGCTGCAAGTGCGAATGGTTCAGTCTTAATGGTTACATGGGAACCATGGGAGTATACTTCAGTTGATATTAACAATGGAAAAGCTGATTCTTACATAACAAGAATGGCTAACGATATAAAGTCATTTGGAAAGGAAATATGGTTAAGACCTCTCCATGAAGCAAATGGCGATTGGTATCCATGGGGTATAGGAAATAAGTCAGGTGTTAATACCAGTGAAACTGTTAAAGCAGCGTTTAAGCATATCGTAGACTTATTTAGAGCACAAGGTGTTAGCAATGTCAAATGGATATACAATGTAAACTGTTCGAATGTTGGTGCTGGGACAAGTTATATGGATCATTACCCTGGAGAAGGATATGTTGATTATGTTTCGATAGATGGGTATAACTGGGGTACGACACAATCATGGGGAAGTACATGGCAAACCTTTGATCAAATATTTGCTCAAGCGTATAGTGCAGTAAAGTCCACCAACAAAAAGATAATGATAGCAGAATGGGCGTCTACAGAAGTGGGTGGAGATAAGACGGCTTGGATTACCCAATCATTTAATACAATTAGATCTTCATATGGTAATATATTCGCAGTTGTTTGGTTTAATCAAAATAAGGAGACCGATTGGAGAATAAATTCAACCCAGTCAGTGCTTGATGCTTATGTTAAAGCAATAGCTGGAAATTCATCGGAATATATAATTGGAGATGTTAATGATGACAAAGCAGTAAATTCTATAGATTTTGCAGCATTGAGAAAATTCTTATTGGGTATTGACAGCCTTAGCTCAGATGGAAGTAAAGCCGCAGATGTAAACCGTGATGGTTCAGTTAATTCTATAGATTTTGCAGTGTTTAGACAATATTTGCTAGGTATAATAAAAAGTTTTTGA
- a CDS encoding helix-turn-helix transcriptional regulator has protein sequence MINDKQSIFNPYIIEVFYTHEKNVPYPVGTHFEKRVVRLYELELITGGTGTIITNGETAKVSKGDVFLREPGTIVEGYSGYYFIVIVFDVFYDISRKSLYATSTPYWMADEKATLPNIGFFKDVPYIITTFNYEIEYLFQSVFNEFIKKQQNCQLILKAHLMSILNLLLVSPENTIKRIKTRSFESNYEIIKSSQKYIDNNLHKDLTLLDLAEMCGVSKNFYCKIFKSIIGLSPFDYIIQNRMNTAKRLLTTTNIKISDISIMCGISDITYFHKLFKKHVNMTPANFRERFSFTTTKNKL, from the coding sequence ATGATTAATGACAAGCAATCAATATTTAATCCCTATATTATTGAGGTTTTTTATACCCATGAAAAAAATGTCCCATATCCTGTGGGAACTCATTTTGAAAAGAGAGTTGTCAGGTTGTATGAGCTTGAACTAATTACAGGAGGAACCGGAACTATCATTACCAACGGTGAAACTGCTAAAGTCTCAAAAGGAGATGTGTTTTTAAGGGAGCCCGGCACAATAGTTGAAGGTTACTCAGGTTATTATTTTATTGTCATTGTTTTTGACGTTTTTTATGATATCTCAAGAAAAAGTCTTTACGCTACCTCTACCCCTTATTGGATGGCAGATGAAAAAGCAACGCTCCCAAATATCGGATTTTTCAAAGACGTGCCTTATATAATTACAACTTTTAATTATGAGATTGAGTACTTATTCCAATCCGTATTCAATGAGTTTATTAAAAAGCAGCAGAATTGCCAGTTGATTTTGAAGGCGCATCTTATGAGCATATTAAATCTCTTACTTGTATCCCCCGAAAACACCATCAAAAGGATTAAAACACGGTCTTTTGAAAGTAATTATGAAATAATAAAGTCTTCTCAAAAGTACATAGATAACAACCTACATAAGGATTTAACCTTGTTAGACCTTGCTGAAATGTGTGGAGTAAGTAAAAATTTCTATTGCAAAATATTTAAAAGTATAATCGGACTATCACCATTTGACTATATTATCCAAAACCGCATGAATACCGCAAAAAGATTATTGACAACAACAAATATAAAAATATCCGATATAAGTATTATGTGCGGCATAAGCGACATAACATACTTCCATAAGCTTTTTAAAAAACATGTTAATATGACTCCTGCAAATTTTCGTGAAAGATTTAGTTTCACAACAACAAAAAACAAGTTGTAA
- a CDS encoding sugar ABC transporter substrate-binding protein — protein MHCLKCFVKILCLVVVLDVFIVGCSSINEKTTDKSSVGEDKIVIGFSMDTLVHERWLSDRDIFVARANELGAEVIVQTANSDSVEQEKQVEYLLDQNIDILVLVPNDAAKAANLVKAAKNRGVRVISYDRLVKNANVDLYISFDNILVGELMGKAILKSAPKGNYLVINGSPSDNNSYMFNEGYKKTLSSEIENSSIKLVGETWVKGWLYEDAFKYVEDTINSGTQVDAIIGANDTLASAAIDVLAEKRLTSRVKVIGQDADLDACQRVVEGTQIATVYKPIDKIARTAAEYAITMAKGGLVQTNDSINDGKYDVPYFKIAPELVTKDNMVDVIINDRFHRLEDVYINIPKSQWPKTKQQ, from the coding sequence TTGCACTGCTTAAAATGTTTTGTGAAAATATTGTGTTTGGTGGTAGTACTGGATGTTTTTATTGTCGGATGTTCATCGATAAATGAAAAAACAACTGATAAAAGCTCAGTAGGAGAAGATAAAATAGTTATCGGTTTTTCGATGGATACTCTTGTGCATGAAAGATGGCTCAGCGACAGAGATATTTTTGTGGCAAGGGCAAATGAGCTTGGAGCAGAGGTCATAGTGCAGACTGCCAATAGTGACAGCGTTGAACAGGAAAAACAAGTGGAATATCTTCTCGATCAGAATATTGATATATTGGTATTAGTTCCAAATGATGCTGCGAAAGCGGCAAACCTGGTCAAGGCTGCAAAAAACAGAGGAGTAAGGGTTATATCTTATGATCGGCTTGTAAAGAATGCAAATGTTGATTTATATATTTCATTCGACAATATACTGGTAGGAGAACTTATGGGAAAGGCAATTCTTAAAAGTGCTCCTAAAGGTAATTATCTTGTTATAAATGGTTCACCATCTGACAATAACTCATATATGTTTAATGAAGGATACAAAAAGACACTAAGTAGTGAAATAGAGAATAGCAGCATAAAACTGGTCGGTGAAACTTGGGTTAAGGGTTGGCTCTATGAGGATGCTTTTAAGTATGTGGAGGATACTATTAATTCAGGCACACAGGTAGATGCGATAATTGGTGCAAATGATACTCTTGCAAGTGCTGCTATTGATGTTCTGGCAGAGAAAAGACTGACAAGTAGAGTTAAGGTTATAGGGCAGGATGCAGACTTGGATGCTTGCCAGAGGGTTGTGGAAGGAACGCAGATTGCTACAGTTTATAAACCCATTGATAAAATTGCCAGAACAGCGGCAGAATATGCGATTACAATGGCGAAAGGCGGCCTTGTACAGACAAATGATAGTATAAATGATGGCAAATATGATGTGCCTTATTTCAAAATAGCACCAGAACTTGTGACAAAGGATAATATGGTAGATGTTATAATTAATGATAGGTTCCATAGACTTGAAGATGTATATATAAATATCCCTAAGTCCCAATGGCCTAAAACCAAGCAACAATAG
- a CDS encoding response regulator, whose protein sequence is MFRVMIADDERIAIDSLKYIIDKNFNNVEIIATARSGREAIEKVEYSVPDIVFMDIKMPGINGIETIREIKKLHRHVVFIILSAFDQFEFAKEAVNLGVIEYLLKPANRKKVVEALNKAIDIVKAEKENRKNMLELKEKIERIQPVLENGFIYSLVMFDNNKKELLNYRELLSIEENNGYVMTIEFSYEEDKEGLVDRIGNNLKSRKVYSLFRDTVSNIGKCIVGPLMLNRVVVFVPVAYMTEDSAFVQRAAIAFAETLSKHLSGKLECGLKIGIGNQKSFETMSASYEEALKALRSLNGTGIKHFMDITLVNTQGYPEHKEKLLMQSVALGDKGESIEAFNCIFDWLSGVYNGQHLRIKNKLLELLFLVQRMAGKYDSETDGNETDFLEEMLSIEDMTELRLWGKRIVEDVAGKINVYRSYKTGELITRAKEYIEANYAKSITLEDISNEINVSPQYLSKLFKEETGENFIDYLTGIRIRIAKDLLENKNSSIKEICYNTGYSDPNYFSRIFKKIVGVTPTEYKGTFTA, encoded by the coding sequence ATGTTTAGGGTCATGATAGCTGATGATGAAAGGATTGCAATTGATTCGCTAAAATATATAATTGATAAAAACTTCAACAATGTTGAAATTATTGCCACTGCCAGATCCGGACGTGAAGCTATAGAAAAAGTTGAATATAGTGTGCCGGACATTGTGTTTATGGATATTAAAATGCCTGGAATTAATGGAATTGAGACTATAAGGGAGATTAAGAAACTCCACAGGCATGTAGTTTTTATTATTTTGAGTGCCTTTGACCAGTTTGAGTTTGCAAAGGAAGCTGTAAACCTTGGGGTTATAGAATACCTTTTAAAACCGGCTAACCGCAAAAAGGTAGTGGAAGCCTTAAATAAAGCAATTGATATTGTTAAGGCTGAAAAGGAAAACCGCAAAAATATGCTTGAATTGAAGGAGAAGATAGAGAGGATACAGCCAGTTCTTGAAAATGGTTTTATTTACTCTTTAGTAATGTTTGATAATAATAAGAAAGAACTTCTGAATTACCGGGAGCTTTTAAGTATAGAAGAAAACAACGGATATGTGATGACGATTGAGTTTAGCTATGAAGAGGATAAAGAGGGTCTGGTCGATAGGATAGGAAATAATTTAAAAAGCAGGAAAGTATATTCGCTTTTTAGAGACACAGTAAGTAATATAGGAAAATGTATAGTAGGACCTCTGATGCTAAATCGTGTAGTTGTGTTTGTACCGGTAGCTTACATGACTGAGGATTCGGCTTTTGTACAGCGAGCTGCAATTGCTTTTGCTGAGACGCTTTCAAAGCATCTTTCCGGTAAATTGGAATGTGGTTTGAAAATAGGTATAGGCAATCAGAAAAGTTTTGAAACAATGTCAGCCTCGTATGAGGAAGCGTTGAAAGCACTTCGTTCATTAAATGGCACCGGTATCAAGCATTTTATGGATATAACGCTTGTAAACACTCAAGGGTATCCTGAACACAAAGAAAAACTCCTTATGCAAAGTGTAGCTCTAGGAGATAAGGGTGAGAGTATAGAAGCCTTTAATTGTATTTTTGACTGGTTATCGGGTGTATATAATGGACAGCACCTAAGGATAAAGAACAAGCTGTTGGAACTTTTATTCCTTGTACAACGGATGGCTGGAAAATATGATAGTGAGACAGATGGAAATGAAACTGATTTCCTTGAAGAGATGCTTTCTATAGAGGATATGACTGAATTGAGGCTCTGGGGCAAAAGAATAGTAGAGGATGTTGCAGGCAAGATAAATGTATACCGCAGCTATAAAACCGGCGAACTTATTACAAGGGCAAAGGAATATATAGAAGCAAATTATGCGAAATCTATAACATTAGAGGATATATCAAATGAAATAAATGTAAGTCCTCAATACTTAAGCAAGCTTTTTAAAGAGGAGACTGGTGAAAACTTTATTGACTATCTCACAGGAATAAGGATCAGAATTGCAAAGGATTTGTTGGAGAATAAGAATTCGAGTATAAAGGAAATCTGCTACAATACGGGCTACAGTGATCCGAATTATTTCAGCAGGATATTTAAGAAGATTGTAGGAGTTACACCTACGGAATACAAGGGGACTTTTACGGCTTAA